One window of the Oncorhynchus gorbuscha isolate QuinsamMale2020 ecotype Even-year linkage group LG17, OgorEven_v1.0, whole genome shotgun sequence genome contains the following:
- the LOC124001796 gene encoding pro-opiomelanocortin A yields MLFPAWLLAVAVVGVVRGVKGQCWENPRCHDLSSENSILECIQLCRSDVTTKSPIFPIKVHLQPPSPSNSDSPPLYLPLSLLSPSSPLYPTEEQNSVSPQAKRSYSMEHFRWGKPVGRKRRPVKVYTNGVEEESSEAFPSEMRRELGTDDAVYPSLEAGTAEGGEAEGTEGVFSLQVKKDKMNHFRWSGPPASKRYGGFMKSWDEGSQKPLLTLFKNVIIKDGQQKREQWGREEGEEKRALWERKYHFQG; encoded by the exons ATGCTGTTTCCTGCGTGGCTATTGGCTGTGGCCGTTGTGGGCGTGGTCAGAGGGGTGAAAGGTCAGTGCTGGGAGAACCCTCGCTGTCATGACCTCAGCTCTGAGAACAGCATCCTG gaGTGTATCCAGCTCTGTCGTTCTGACGTCACCACCAAATCTCCCATTTTCCCCATCAAGGTGCATCTCCAACCCCCGTCCCCCTCCAATTCtgactctcctcccctctacttacctctgtccctcctctccccatcctcccccctgTACCCCACGGAGGAGCAGAACAGTGTGTCCCCCCAGGCCAAGCGTTCCTACTCCATGGAACACTTCCGCTGGGGAAAGCCTGTGGGCCGTAAGCGTCGGCCGGTGAAGGTCTACACCAACGGTGTGGAGGAGGAGTCCTCCGAGGCCTTTCCCAGCGAGATGAGACGAGAGCTGGGCACCGACGACGCTGTGTACCCCTCCCTGGAGGCTGGGACTGCAGAGGGGGGCGAGGCAGAGGGCACGGAGGGGGTGTTTAGTCTTCAGGTGAAGAAAGACAAGATGAACCACTTCCGCTGGAGTGGACCGCCCGCCAGTAAGCGCTATGGAGGGTTCATGAAGAGCTGGGACGAAGGCAGTCAGAAACCATTGCTCACGCTGTTCAAAAACGTCATTATCAAAGACGGACagcagaagagagagcagtgggggagggaggaaggggaagaaaAGAGGGCATTGTGGGAGAGGAAATACCATTTCCAGGgttga